Below is a window of Anaerolineales bacterium DNA.
AGCAGCGCCTTGGCCGAGACGACCATCCCCGGCGTGCAGAAACCGCACTGGGCGCCGTAGTGCTCGGTGAAGGCCGTCTGCAGCGGATGCGGCTTCTCCGGCGTTCCGATGCCTTCGATCGTGACTACCCGACGCCCTGCGACGACCGGCGCCAGCACCAAACACGCGTTCACCGGCTCCCCGTCGAGCAGGACCGTGCAGGCGCCGCAGTTGCCCTGTTCGCAGCCGAACTTGGGCCCGGTGACATCCAGGTATTCGCGCAGCAGGGCCAGCAGATTGATCCCGAAAGGGGCATCCACCTTGACCGGCTTCCCGTTCAGTTTGAAGGAGATCTCTCGCTTCAACATGGTCTCAGCCTGCTCCTTCCTTCAACCCGCCAGCCTGCCGCAGCGTGCGCTCGACCAGGACCTTGATCGTCTTGCGCCGATACCAGGCCGTTCCGTGGACGTCGTCGATGGGCTTGGTCTCGGTGGCAGCCACCTCGGCCGCCCGGCCAATGGCCTCCGCCGTGAACGGCTTGCCCCTCAGGGTCTTCTCGGCCTTGACGGCGCGCCGCGGCTTGGGCGCCACGGCGCCCATGGCGATCAGCACCTCGACGCAGTTGCCCTGGCCATCGAGCCTGACCCGTGCGGTGG
It encodes the following:
- a CDS encoding (2Fe-2S)-binding protein, coding for MLKREISFKLNGKPVKVDAPFGINLLALLREYLDVTGPKFGCEQGNCGACTVLLDGEPVNACLVLAPVVAGRRVVTIEGIGTPEKPHPLQTAFTEHYGAQCGFCTPGMVVSAKALLDRNPSPTREEVAEAIVGNICRCTGYNKIFESILAAAEQMR